The Rhodococcus sp. ABRD24 genome contains the following window.
CGGCGGTGTACGGGCTCGGGCAGATCCTCGGGCCGCTGGCGGTGGCGCCGATGCTGGGAGATGGCTTCCGGGCGGCGTTCGTCTGCGCGGCAATCGTTCTCGTCGTGGCCGCGCTACTGGCGAGTGCCACCCGGCGCCGATAACGGAAGATCAAGAGCCTGGATCGGCATAGTCCTGCTTCGGTATGGTCCTGGAGCGCGCGGACACCCGCGCGGCGGACCTGCCACGCCGGATCGGGACGGCGCCCGATCCGGCGTGACGGGTCTATCGAGTCACAACCGGGTGACGTCGAGACTGCCGTCGTGGAAATCGGCGCGCAGCCGCTTCTTGTCGAACTTGCCGACGCTCGTCTTCGGCACTTCCTGGATCACGGCCCAGTTCTCGGGAAGCTGCCACTTGGCAACCTTGTCCGCCAGGAAATCTCGCAGCTCGTCCAGTGTCGTCGTGCTGCCCTCGCGCAACACGACGGCTACGAGCGGGCGCTCGTCCCACTTCTCGTCCGGCACGCCGATCACCGCGGCCTCCGTCACCGACGGATGTCCCATCACGGCGTTCTCCAGATCCACCGAAGAGATCCACTCACCACCGGACTTGATGATGTCCTTGGTACGGTCCGAGAGCGTCAGGAAGCCGTCCGGGGTGATGGAGCCGACGTCCCCGGTCCGCAGCCAGCCGTCGCGGAACTTGTCGGGAGCGTCCACGCCGTAGTACGACGCGGTGATCCACGGACCACGCACCTCGAGTTCGCCGACGCTGCGGCCGTCGTGCGCAACGACGTTGCCGTCGTCGTCGATCAGGCGCGCCTCGACGGACGCCGGGAAGCGGCCCTGCGTGTACCGGTACTTCCACATCTCGTCCCCGGACGTCCCGGCGGGCGGACGGGCCACAGATCCGAGCGGGGAAGTCTCGGTCATTCCCCAGGCATGCAACACCGAGACCTTGTGGTCCTCTTCGAACGCGTGCATCAGCGACGGCGGCACTGCCGCACCACCGATCAGCACCTCCCGCATCGACGAGATGTCCTGCGGATGATGTTCGAGGTGCAGGTGCAGGCCCTGCCAGATGGTCGGGACAGCCGCCGCGATCGTGGGGCGCTCGGCGGCGATGAGCTCGGCGAGCGGCGCCGGCTGCAGGAACCGGTCCGGCATGATCAGCGAGGCACCGATCAGGAAGGCTCCGTACGGCAGGCCCCACGACATCGCGTGGAACTGCGGCACGACGGCCAGAACGCGGTCGCCCTGCGCCAGATTGGGCCCGTCGCTCATGCACACCTGCATGGAATGCAGATAGATCGACCGGTGCGAGTACACGACACCCTTCGGGTCGCCCGTGGTTCCGGATGTGTAACACATTGCGGCAGCAGAGCGTTCGTCGAGCTCCGGCCAGTCGAACTCGGTCGGCAGTCCCGAAATCAGGCTCTCGTAGGCGTGCACCTGCACCCCTTCGGGCGCTTCGAGTCCGCCGGTCGAGTCGCCGGTGACGATTACGTGCTCCACCGTCTTCATCTGTGACAGCTGCGGTGCAAGCAGTGGAATCAGCGACGCGTCGACGATGATCACACGATCCTCGGCGTGGTTTGCCACGTGCACCAGCTGCTCCGGGAACAAGCGAATGTTCAAGGTGTGCAATACCGCACCCATCGACGGCACCGCCAGGTACGCCTCGAGGTGCTCGGCGTTGTTCCACATGAACGTCGCGACCCGGTCATCGCCCTCGACGCCCAGACCACGCAACGCGTGGGCCAGAGCCGCACAGCGCCGACCGACCTCGGCGTAGGTACGACGGCGCGCACCGGCCTCCGTCCAGGTCACCACCTCCGCCTCCGCGTGGACGGTACTTCCGTGCCGCAGCAACTGCGCGATGGAAAGAGGTAAATCATTCATCGTACTGAACATTCACGGCTCCTGGTTCGATGCGTGCCTGTGTGGCAAGGTCATTGTGCGCCGAAACTACGGCACGTGGGAGACCCGGATCACTCAGGCACCAATTCTGGGCGTTTCGGACTAATCGGTCTACCGCTCCGCATGCCTTCCCCATGATCAGGACCCGAGTCGGTACGCGCGGTGGGCATTGCCGACGCCGATCATCCGCGCGATCCGTTCGGCGTCGGCGATCGACCACGAGTCCTCGGCGACGCCCGCGCCGAGGACGTCGGCCAGCGCCTGCCGGAAGAGCACCGTGCTCACGTGGAACAGCTCCGGCAGCCCGCACCCGTCGGTGGAGAACAGCACCGAACCGAACGGCGCCAGCTCGAGCAGCTCTGTGAGGACCCGTCCGGTGCCGGTCCCGACATTCTGCACCGCCAGGCCGATGTCGACGAAGACGTGGTCGAACACCTGTGCCAGGTAGCCGGCGTGCCGGTGGAACGGATAGGTGTGCAGCAGCATGATCGGCACCCCGTGGTGTGCGGTGGCCCGCAGCAAGGGAGTGAGCAGCAACGGATCGGCGCGGGCCAGATCGGTATCGGCGTCGCCGTAGCCGGTGTGGAACTGGATCGGCATGCCGAGGTCGATGGCCGCCCAGATCAGAAAGCGGATCACAGTCTCATCGGTCAGACGCGGGGTCGCCCCGTGCTGGATGTCCGATGCCCATCGCGCCACCGCTGTGACGACCGCGGCCTCGGAAGGACGGGCGGGATCCAGGTCGAGG
Protein-coding sequences here:
- a CDS encoding long-chain fatty acid--CoA ligase — its product is MFSTMNDLPLSIAQLLRHGSTVHAEAEVVTWTEAGARRRTYAEVGRRCAALAHALRGLGVEGDDRVATFMWNNAEHLEAYLAVPSMGAVLHTLNIRLFPEQLVHVANHAEDRVIIVDASLIPLLAPQLSQMKTVEHVIVTGDSTGGLEAPEGVQVHAYESLISGLPTEFDWPELDERSAAAMCYTSGTTGDPKGVVYSHRSIYLHSMQVCMSDGPNLAQGDRVLAVVPQFHAMSWGLPYGAFLIGASLIMPDRFLQPAPLAELIAAERPTIAAAVPTIWQGLHLHLEHHPQDISSMREVLIGGAAVPPSLMHAFEEDHKVSVLHAWGMTETSPLGSVARPPAGTSGDEMWKYRYTQGRFPASVEARLIDDDGNVVAHDGRSVGELEVRGPWITASYYGVDAPDKFRDGWLRTGDVGSITPDGFLTLSDRTKDIIKSGGEWISSVDLENAVMGHPSVTEAAVIGVPDEKWDERPLVAVVLREGSTTTLDELRDFLADKVAKWQLPENWAVIQEVPKTSVGKFDKKRLRADFHDGSLDVTRL
- a CDS encoding amidohydrolase family protein, producing the protein MIERISLVDHHCHGVLREPLDRAAFESWLCEADAPGPWHGTLFDTQVGFAVRRFCAPLLDLTPHTEPDAYLERRAELGPAEVSRRLLTATGIFQFLVDTGFFADQLTSPDELAAYTGATAREVVRLEMVAEQVIPEHDPIVFADVCRERLTAAAESAIAFKSIAAYRVGLDLDPARPSEAAVVTAVARWASDIQHGATPRLTDETVIRFLIWAAIDLGMPIQFHTGYGDADTDLARADPLLLTPLLRATAHHGVPIMLLHTYPFHRHAGYLAQVFDHVFVDIGLAVQNVGTGTGRVLTELLELAPFGSVLFSTDGCGLPELFHVSTVLFRQALADVLGAGVAEDSWSIADAERIARMIGVGNAHRAYRLGS